CGGTCCCATTACTTTCCCGCCAGAAAAAAACAGCCGGTTGTTGACCGGAATGATACGCACGTTTTACCAGTTCGCTGATGACAAGATTTTCAAACAGAGCTCCATAGGCATAATGGGTTTGAACCACATCCGGATCTTTGATGCGCAGGAGAGATGACAGGACACCGGTGTCATAAAAGTAAATTTTGGGTGATTTTATCAATCTTTTTTGAAAGCTTTTATGATAAGGTTGCAGGAGAAAAAGGATATAACTGGCTTCCAGGAGAGAAATCCACGATTTTGCCGTATTAATACTCACGCCGGCATCATTGGCAAGTGAGGTAAGATTAAGTAATTGTCCGGCGCGGCCGGCACACAATCCCAGAAAGCGCATAAAGGTATTCAGATTTTCTATTGCTTTCAGTGAACGAATATCCCGCTCGACATAGGTTTGAATATAGGACGGATAAAAATCTCCAGGGTCTATTTGCTGATCATAGAGTCTGGGATAAAACCCGTTTACAATCAGGTTTTTTGGATCCTGATGATTCATTCGGGGTAATTCTCTCAAGTCAAAGGGAAATAAATGTCCAATATAAACTCGTCCGGCCAGGGATTGAGAAATCCGTTCATTCATTAAAAAACTTTGGGATCCGGAGAGGATATACTGCCCCGGTATATTCCTTTCATCGGAAATGTCCTGAATATAACTAAACAAATCAGGGAGATATTGGGCTTCATCAAAAATAATCCTGCTCCCCTGTGTTTCAAGAAAACCACGCATATCTGCAAGAATCAGTTCACGATGATCGACACGTTCAAGATTGAAATATTTGAAATCAGGAAATGACTTTTTCAGCAGTGTCGTTTTACCTGATTGACGTGGACCTGTCAGACTTAAAACAGGAAACTGCGTCATCATTTTTTTTAGATGTTTAGAAAGGCTTCGTTGAACATACATTTTATGTATTCCTGCATTTGTAATGCATATTTACATAATTATTTCGTGCAATGCAAGATGAAAGAGTCGTCAGTCGGTAGTCGGCAGCCTGCCCTGTGGAATGAGCGAAGCGTATTTCACAGGGTCGAAAGTCGAAAGTCAGTGACGCGTGACGCGTGACGAGTAACAAGGGGGTTGATTGGAAAAATTTCAGGTTGGGAAAACGGGCTTTTTTTGACGAGAAAGATATCGGATAAGGCCGATAGTCATGTTTTTGATTTCAAGTATTTCTTTTTGAAGTGATTCTAATAATTCTTCTGAAATGTACTCAAGATTATTTGAGATGATGAGTTGTGTTTCCAGTTCCGATAAACTGCCAAGAGCAACATATAAAAATTGGATATTCTCTTTTTTAGAATGTCTTGCTGAACCTTCTGCTATATTAGACGGAATAGAAACAGCAGATCGTCGCATCTGATTGATTATACCATATTTTTCTTTATCCGGAAATGTTTTGGTAATTCTGTAAATCTCCGTGACGAATACAATGCTTCTTTTCCAAACATCTAAATCTTTATGCGATTTCAAAACAACCTCACATGTTATACACTTAACTATAATATACTAAAATATTTCACACTAAACAACAGTTATCCTACAAAAACCACTTGTTACTCGTCACGCGTCACGCGTCACGCATTACACATCAACGAATTAAGTTGCATGAATTAATAAAAATATTTCATAATCGTCGCAGTCACCATGGAATTTTCAGTGGAAATGTTGCTGTCTATGTGAAATGCAATTTTATTAAAAGGCTGATATGCCGCCCGGATGCGGAGGCCGGTGCGGGTTTCAACGGAGAGGGGGTCAACGTATTCGCGAAGGTGGCGTTTGTCGGGGGTTAGGGATAGGATGTCTGCATATTGACCGGTCCAGAGGTCTGTGATCAGGTGCCACCTCTCCCCTATCCACACAGCAGATAAGGCGCCATAGCGTGTACGGCCGGTTTCAGTAGGCAGGAGGGGATACTCGCCTACATAGAAATCGGTAAAGAGTCCTTTGTGATAGCCAAATCCTGCAGAGGAAAAAGACACTGTGGCCAGAAGGGTTTGGGGCATCCAGGGGGACCGGTTTTCCGGGAGCGTGTAAACCAATTGTGTATGACTGAGGATTTCATCAGTCCGCACTTCCCGGTCCGGGGCATCGACCTGGAACTCATCTACATAAAGGCGGGAGGTGACTTGCAGGTCCCTTCCCTCCCACTTCAGATCGGCGTAAATGAGTCCGTTATCCGTATCCCCGTCAAACTCAGAGGCATGCTCCTGATCGGCATAGGTATCATAGTTGTGGACCACATAGGAAATAAAGGGATTGGACCAGGTCCAGTCGATTTCCTGATTGAAGCCGGTATAGAGTAAAAATTCTCCCAGTCCCAGGGACCATTTCTGATAGGAAAGTTCCGCCCGGTGAAAATTAAAAATCCGGTTTATGGCCTGTCCCTCAAACCGTTCATTTTTAAGGAACTGGATCCGGTTCTCAAACGCCCAGAAAGAACCTTTCAGGGACCAGTCCACCCCATCACCGGAAATCGTCTCCCGGGCATAGGGTGAAATCTGCAGATAGGGGTGATAATCGGGAAAGAGTCTGCCCAGGCGGAAATTCAACATATCTCCAGAATAGCGAACTTCTCCGGAAAAAAACCGTCCCGTGGAAAAAAAGACGGGCAGATCGGGACGGGCGTGGGTGGCACCCACGTAGGAGCGGTCGCGGTCGGTGACGAAGCAGGAAGTGGTAAAATGCCAGCGGGGAGTCAGGGGTTGATTTAATGTGAAGGCGGCGTCGGTTTCGCCACTAAAAGACTGTGAGAAAAAAAGCAATAAATGTGTACGATGATCATTCAAGCGCTGCTGCGCAGCGTTCAAACGCCTTCGGCGTTCAAGCACCTCACTACGCTCGGTGTTCAAGGAATCTATTGGCACTTCGTGCCGTTCAATTGCTTCGCTGCGCTCAGCATTCAAACGCCTTCGGCGTTCAAGCACCTCACTACGTTCGGTGTTCAAGGAATCAAAGAATGTTTTGCTCGTTTCAATTGTTTGTTTTGGGGTGTGGAATGATGTGTTAAGCATGTAATGATCCCATCCGGATAAAATTTGGCCATAAGAAACGGAGGAAATGAAAATGGATAGAAATAAAAAAAGCACCGGAAATGTTGGTGCTTTTATTAAGGATATCATTTTGTTTATCTTAGTTTCCATGAATTGAATTTAATTCAATGGAAATAGAATATTAAGAGAATTCTTTCATTATGCCGTGTGACTCAATATATTGATTTAGGAAAGAAATTGAGGAGGATTATTTCATGCGAACATTCATTTGGATCTTGATTGGGTTATCTGCTTTGGGTTTTATCCTGGCGGTAATATCTGCTTTATTTAACGTGTCTTTATTCGGTGTAACCGCTGAGGGCTTATCCCGGGCGTGTTCGAATCTGGCACTGATTGCCATAGCGGTGCATCTTGTTATGAAAGAGAAAGGATATAACAAATAGCACATTTTGTATATAGTAGCGAATTTACCAGGAACGTGAATTAACGGATGGAGACAGAAAGTCCCCTCTGGAGAGGGGATTTAGGGGTGTGTAAGATAGTAACGAGTAACACGTGACGAGGAGTGGGGATTGGGAACTGGGGACTGGTGACTGGGCTTGATTTGGGTGCTTAGACAAAAACGCTTTTAATCTAATTTATAATTATTTATATTTCTTTGCCCCCGAAATCAAAGAAATCTTTTATGATCATGAAAGAATTCACCTTCTTACATTACAACCCTAAACTAAAAAAATATGCCCGTCAACTCCGGAATAACAGCACTAAATCCGAACGGGAACTCTGGAAATATCTAAAGGGACGAAACATGAAAGGGTATGATTTTCATCGGCAAAAACCCATTGATGAATATATTGTGGATTTTTTCTGTCCAAAACTTATGCTGGCCATCGAACTTGATGGATACAGCCATTTATTGGAAGAATACCAGAAAAAAGATCGTCGCAAAGAATATCAGTTAATGCAATTAGGAGTCAAAACAATCCGGTTTTGGGATGATGAGGTTTTGGATGACATTGATAATGTTTTACGTGTTATTGAAGAGATTATAAAAGAAAGAGAAAAAGAATTAGAGCTATAAATGTATGTTAATATACAACTTACACACCCCTAAATCCCCTCTCAAGAGGGGACTTTTTTGCCTCCCCGTCCATTGACGTTCCCAACCAATCTCGTCCCTCGCACCTCGTCACTCGTCACTCTCTTACACACCCCTAAATCCCCTCTCAAGAGGGGACTTTTTTGCCCCCCGTCCATTGACGTTCCCAACCAAGCCCAGTTACCAATCACCAGTTCCTAGTCCCCAGCCGCAAAGCGGCGCCAACTTCTAACTTCCAGCTTCTAACTTCCAAAAAGACACGAAGTGCCAGCTCCCTCTCGTCCCTCGCACCTCGTCCCTGCGGCTTCGCCGCCTTACACACCCCTAAATCCCCTCTCAAGAGGGGACTTTTTTTGCCTCATAAGCCAATAAACGCCTCTTCCTCAAACCCCCTTGTCACGCGTTACGCGTCACGCGTCACGTACATAAAGATTTAATTATTGAAGAATGATTTCTTCCACAAATTTCCATTGAATAAGTCGTATCCCATTCCGCTTACAAATATCCCTGGCGATTTCAATGTTTTCCGGTTTGATGGTGCGGGTGGTGATGATGACGGTGTCGATTTTCTTTTTTTGGGCGAGGAGGGTGAGGTCGGTGATATTGCCCAGGACTTTCTGTCCGTAGACGTTTTTATTCCAGAGGCCGGGGTTGTCATCCAGGAGTCCCACAACACGGGTGGGATCCTGTTCAATATTGGTGGCGATTTCCTGGAGGTAGTACTGACAGCGCACGCCGGCGCCATAGAGGATGACGTGTTTGATGTTTTCATGGTTATTGCTATCCAGATAGATGGTATGGAGTTTCATGTGGAGGAAACGGAGAAAAATCCGTTCGGAGATCACCACCAGGGAGACGAAGGTCCCGAGGAAAATGAGCCGTTTCAGATAGCGCCAGAAGAGAATCTCCTCCAGGGAAAAATAGAGAAACACCGTCGCAAGGGCGTGTCCCAACAGCAGGGCACCTACCAGTCGCATATAATCTTCCGGTGTGGCCCGGAGCCAGAAGCGGTTGTAAACACCGGAGATCACCAGGCTGATAAAGAGCAGGAACGTAATCACCAGATTCAGGGACGTATGACTCATCATGCCGGATGAGAGGGTGAGTCCCTCCTTGGCGATATAAATGCGGTCAATCCCCCAGTAGGTGACAAAGAGGACGATGAGATCAAAAATCGGGTGTGAGAGTCCTACCAGGGTGGAGCGACTGGGTTTGGAAAAGCCCCGGATCAGGGCTTTGGAGGACTGGTGGACCTCCGTATTGATCAGTTGCCTCATGGAAAGGTAGACAGCCATAAGGATCATGGTCAGCATGAGTCCCAGAGAGGCATCTTCAAGGAAAAAGAGAAGAAAAGCCAGGAAGGAGAAAAACAAGGCCAGCATATAGATAAATAGCACTGCCCGACCCTGGTTTTTCGAAACGGCCAGGAGCCGATGGTGTAGATGTTCCTTATCCGCTCCCATAATCCGTTCGTGATTGGACCCATTGGACTGGCGGTTCAGGATTTTTTTCACACTTCTGCGCCAAATCGCCAGGAGCACATCAAAAAAAGGCACCCCAAGGATCAGAATAGGAATAAAAATAGCAGACGTGGTAGCCAGTTTATTGGAGGCCAGGATGCCTGTGGCCGCAAAAAAATAGCCCAGGAACATGGAGCCCATATCCCCCATAAAAATCCGGGCAGGATAGAAATTATAGCGGAGAAAACCTCCCACGGCACCGGCCAGGATCAGCATCATCACCGCATTAAGCCAGACGCCTTTCAGTCCGAACATCACGGCCAGGGTAATCGACGCCACAATGGCCAGTCCCCCGGCCAGGCCATCCATCCCGTCTATCAAATTAAAGGCATTGATAAAGCCTACAAACCAGATGATGGTAAGCACCAAAGACACAGTGTCAGAGAGAGGAATGCCGAACATGGCATCCAGGCGGACACCCAGAAGCCAGGAGAGCACGGCCACGACAATGTGTCCGGACAATTTCACCAGGGCATGGATATCATAGCGGTCATCCAGGTACCCAACCAGCGTCAGCAGTCCTACGGGACCGGCAATCATCCCCAGAAAATGCACATCCATGGTTCCGGACAGGGAGATGGTATGGGAGAGGTTAAAGAGTATCCCCGTGATAAAAAAAGAGAGAATAAATCCCAGACCGCCTCCCTTGGGAGTGGGCATCGTATGGATATGCCGCCCGCCGGGGGTATCCACCAGGCCGATAAAAGGGAGAAACTCAATCAGCAGGCGCACCAGTACCATACTGATGACAAAGGCAAACATCACAAGGAGGGTTGATACAAGGATGGTCGTGATCATACGCTTAAAACTCCCATAAAATTTTTAGGCTGTATCCTGACATAAAAACCATCCTTTATTTCAAGCACATTGAATCTAATCTAATACATCTCATACCGGTCTCCTCAAGAGAGAACATAATCACAAATTTATTATTGGACAATAATAAAAATGGCTGGCGAAAATTACATATAGCCAGCCATTATTGTATGATAATACTTTAATTATAATTATTATTTAGAATTTATCCCAATCGAACCATAGATCTTTGTCGAATCGAAAATTATCTGTGCCAGATTCATTTAAAGTAAAATTTGAAAAAACCAATAATTCTGAATTATTTTCAAGAGCCTTCATTCCATTCGCAAAACCAGGTGGAATAGAAAGAACGAGTTGATCATCTTTTCTTAAAATTTTATAATCAGTTAAATCTTTATCATTAATATTTGGATAGTTACTAATATCTTTCCATACAATTACGAACTTTCCTTTAATACACATAAAATATTTATGCTCTTTTAAATGTCCCTGCCATGCCCTTATCACGCTATCATCCGGATGCTTTATAATATACATTCTTTTTATTGGAGATAAGTCAAATTCATTATTGAATACCAAGATACCTCTTCTATCCTGATGAATATTACCAATTATTAATTTGGGGAATTCTCTATTAGTCATACTATAAATAATTATTATTATTAAACTTCATTCCATACTGTTCTTTTAATGTAATCGACATAACTTAAAATAATCCTCACTACTTTTTCACTCACATTTGGCATAGAATAGTCGCTAACCTGGCGGAAGTTTCTTTCACTCCCTGTTTTTTGGGTTTGCAGTTGAACCAAGCCTTGTAATATCCGCTCAGGATTCAAACCCACCAACATTACTGAGGATTCTTCCATGGCTTCTGGTCGTTCATGTGCCTCACGAATATTAAGCGCACGAAAATTCAAGATTGAAGATTCTTCACTAATTGTACCACTATCAGAAAGTACGGCGTATGAATTCATTTGTAAGGCATTATAATCGCTAAAACTCAATGGTTTCATCCATTTAACCAGTTCATGTATTTTAACTCTTTTAGATACTAGCATCTTTCGTGTGCGAGGATGAGTACTTACTATTATTGGGTAGTGATATATTTCTGCTATATGATTCAAAGATTCAAGAAAAGCTTTAAAATTCTTTTCATAGTTTATGTTCTCCTCTCTGTGGGCGGATACCACAAAAAACTTCTCTTTTCTAAGGTTGAACTGTTGAAGAACATCAGATTTTTTAATATGTGGTAAGTAGTAATTCAAGACTTCAAACATGGGACTTCCCGTTTTGATGATACGATCGGCAGGGAGACCTTCGCTCAGTAAATATTCACGAGCAATGCTACTGTAAGTCAAATTCATATCTGCTATATGATCTACAATTTTTCGATTCGTTTCTTCAGGCACTCGTTGATCAAAACAACGATTTCCCGCTTCCATGTGAAAAATAGGGATGTGTCGCTTTTTAGCAGGGATTGCACAAAGGCAGCTATTGGTATCGCCCAATACCAGGAAAGCGTCAGGTTTTACCTTTTCAAGTATTGGTTCAATATTGATTAGTATTTGACCAACTGTTGATGAAGCTGATACACCTGCTGCATTTAAAAAATAATCAGGTTTACGAATACAAAGATCTTTATAAAATATTTCATTTAGCTCATAATCATAATTCTGCCCGGTGTGCACTGTGGCATGCTCTATTGCCTCAGAAGTATCTAAAGCTGCCATTACACGTGACAAACGAATAATTTCCGGTCGAGTACCGACTACCGTCATTACTTTAAGTTTTTTCATGCTTCAATTTTTAATTTTTTGTATTAATAAAATAACGAAATTATACTTCTTCAAAAAAAGTATCCGGATCTTCCGGATTATATTTTTCATTAATCCAGAACAAGGTATAAAGATCATCATTACCGATATTGGTAATATTATGGGTAAACCATATTGGCATGTCCACAAAAGAGGGTTGACTCCCATCTAAAAAAAATGAAAGTACTTGATCAGAACCAATTCTACGTAAATCAATTCGGGCTTTTCCCTTAATCACAGCAAAACGTTCAGCTTTCCGTGTGTGGAAATGATTTCCACGGGTTATACCGGGAACAGTCGTTGAAAAACTAATCTGTCCCCCATTACTTAGTTTCATAACCTCAACAAAACTTCCCCGTTTATCTGAATTCAATTTCAGATGGAAGGGAAAAAAATCTGAATGGTTAATATAGCAAAGAAATGTATTGTACAGTTCTCGATTAAACGGATTTGTCAAATCCGGTATTTCTCCACTGTTGAAATAATTCTTTTTATATGATTCAAGCAGGTATAAAAGTTCTGAAACCCTGATCACAGTCGTGGAAGGTACATTAATCTCTTCAACGTAACAATCATTTTTATACTTAGAGTGTATCTCATCAATTTGATGAATGATCTGTTCAACTAATTGAGAAACATAGATTATTTTCAATTGGCCATCTATTTCAATTTTTGGGATTTCTCCATGGGTCAATTGGTAACAAAATGTAGACACAACAGAATTGTAATAGGGATGGCCGAAGGGTCCAAATACATTGGGAATAATTAAA
This window of the Candidatus Neomarinimicrobiota bacterium genome carries:
- a CDS encoding ATP-binding protein — protein: MYVQRSLSKHLKKMMTQFPVLSLTGPRQSGKTTLLKKSFPDFKYFNLERVDHRELILADMRGFLETQGSRIIFDEAQYLPDLFSYIQDISDERNIPGQYILSGSQSFLMNERISQSLAGRVYIGHLFPFDLRELPRMNHQDPKNLIVNGFYPRLYDQQIDPGDFYPSYIQTYVERDIRSLKAIENLNTFMRFLGLCAGRAGQLLNLTSLANDAGVSINTAKSWISLLEASYILFLLQPYHKSFQKRLIKSPKIYFYDTGVLSSLLRIKDPDVVQTHYAYGALFENLVISELVKRAYHSGQQPAVFFWRESNGTEIDCILEKENQEITAIEIKGGMTFNRDYLKNLKKFHNPNIPVHKILIYAGKESTAMTDIQIMGWNDFMTGKI
- a CDS encoding four helix bundle protein, with the protein product MKSHKDLDVWKRSIVFVTEIYRITKTFPDKEKYGIINQMRRSAVSIPSNIAEGSARHSKKENIQFLYVALGSLSELETQLIISNNLEYISEELLESLQKEILEIKNMTIGLIRYLSRQKKPVFPT
- a CDS encoding endonuclease domain-containing protein, with the translated sequence MIMKEFTFLHYNPKLKKYARQLRNNSTKSERELWKYLKGRNMKGYDFHRQKPIDEYIVDFFCPKLMLAIELDGYSHLLEEYQKKDRRKEYQLMQLGVKTIRFWDDEVLDDIDNVLRVIEEIIKEREKELEL
- the wecB_3 gene encoding UDP-N-acetylglucosamine 2-epimerase (non-hydrolyzing), whose product is MKKLKVMTVVGTRPEIIRLSRVMAALDTSEAIEHATVHTGQNYDYELNEIFYKDLCIRKPDYFLNAAGVSASSTVGQILINIEPILEKVKPDAFLVLGDTNSCLCAIPAKKRHIPIFHMEAGNRCFDQRVPEETNRKIVDHIADMNLTYSSIAREYLLSEGLPADRIIKTGSPMFEVLNYYLPHIKKSDVLQQFNLRKEKFFVVSAHREENINYEKNFKAFLESLNHIAEIYHYPIIVSTHPRTRKMLVSKRVKIHELVKWMKPLSFSDYNALQMNSYAVLSDSGTISEESSILNFRALNIREAHERPEAMEESSVMLVGLNPERILQGLVQLQTQKTGSERNFRQVSDYSMPNVSEKVVRIILSYVDYIKRTVWNEV
- a CDS encoding NAD-dependent epimerase/dehydratase family protein, producing the protein MIKVGITGQSGFIGTHLYNTLGLYPNKYERIPFEDEYFNDIKKLGKFVVQCDAIVHLAAMNRHKDPHVIYETNISLVKQLITACEETNSSPHILYSSSTQEEKDNLYGKSKKEGRKLLEQWANRNHAKFSGLIIPNVFGPFGHPYYNSVVSTFCYQLTHGEIPKIEIDGQLKIIYVSQLVEQIIHQIDEIHSKYKNDCYVEEINVPSTTVIRVSELLYLLESYKKNYFNSGEIPDLTNPFNRELYNTFLCYINHSDFFPFHLKLNSDKRGSFVEVMKLSNGGQISFSTTVPGITRGNHFHTRKAERFAVIKGKARIDLRRIGSDQVLSFFLDGSQPSFVDMPIWFTHNITNIGNDDLYTLFWINEKYNPEDPDTFFEEV